A genomic region of Peromyscus eremicus chromosome 19, PerEre_H2_v1, whole genome shotgun sequence contains the following coding sequences:
- the LOC131895515 gene encoding glycerol kinase-like: MADAQKAVLGPLVGAVDQGTSSTRFLVFNPKTAELLDHHQVEINQELPREGWVEEDPKEILQSVYHCIEKTCEKLGQKSIEISNIKAIGVTNQRETTIVWDKITGEPLYNALVWLDLRTQSTVENLNKSISEGNNFIKTKTGLPISTYFSAVKLCWLIDNVRKVKKAIEDGRALFGTVDTWLIWNMTGGINGGVHCTDVTNASRTMLFNIHSLQWDEELCDFFKIPMSILPRIRSSSEIYGLMKTGPLEGVPISGCLGDQSAALVGQLCFQDGQAKNTYGTGCFLLCNTGQKCVASEHGLLTTVAYKLGREEPVYYALEGSIGIAGAVVSWLKNNIKIIQASREIEKLAGEVGTSYGCYFVPAFSGLYAPYWDPSARGIICGLTQFTNKCHIAFAALEAVCFQTKEILEAMNTDCGTPMKHLQVDGGMTENKILMQLQADILCIPVMRPSMPETTALGAAMAAGAAEGVSVWSLDPKDLSVVQMQKYEPKINIEESEVRYATWKKAVMKSMGWVLTQIPESGDPSMFNSLTLGFYIVSSMMILIGARYI, translated from the coding sequence ATGGCAGACGCTCAGAAAGCGGTTTTGGGGCCGTTGGTGGGGGCAGTGGACCAAGGTACCAGCTCAACGCGTTTTTTGGTTTTCAATCCCAAAACAGCTGAACTACTTGATCATCATCAAGTGGAAATAAATCAGGAGTTGCCCAGAGAAGGATGGGTAGAAGAAGACCCAAAGGAAATCCTGCAGTCTGTGTACCACTGTATAGAGAAAACATGTGAGAAACTTGGACAGAAGAGCATTGAGATTTCCAACATAAAAGCTATTGGTGTCACCAATCAGCGGGAAACGACTATAGTCTGGGACAAGATAACTGGAGAACCTCTCTACAACGCGTTGGTGTGGCTTGACCTAAGGACGCAGTCCACTGTGGAGAACCTCAACAAAAGCATTTCAGAAGGCAATAACTTTATCAAGACCAAGACAGGCCTCCCAATCAGCACTTACTTCAGTGCAGTGAAACTCTGCTGGCTCATTGACAACGTGAGAAAAGTGAAAAAAGCGATCGAAGACGGCAGAGCTCTTTTTGGGACAGTCGACACATGGCTTATCTGGAATATGACTGGAGGCATCAACGGAGGTGTCCACTGTACCGATGTAACTAATGCAAGCAGGACCATGCTTTTCAATATCCATTCTTTGCAGTGGGATGAAGAGCTCTgcgatttttttaaaattccaatgAGCATCCTTCCCAGAATCCGGAGCTCTTCTGAGATCTATGGCCTAATGAAAACTGGGCCGTTGGAAGGTGTGCCAATATCTGGGTGTCTGGGGGACCAGTCTGCTGCTTTGGTGGGACAACTGTGCTTCCAGGATGGACAAGCCAAAAACACATACGGAACAGGCTGTTTCTTACTATGCAACACAGGCCAAAAGTGTGTAGCTTCTGAACATGGCCTTCTGACCACAGTGGCTTACAAGCTTGGCAGAGAGGAACCTGTCTATTATGCACTGGAAGGTTCAATAGGTATAGCGGGGGCTGTTGTTAGCTGGCtaaaaaacaatattaaaattattCAGGCATCAAGAGAAATTGAAAAATTAGCTGGAGAAGTAGGCACTTCTTATGGCTGCTACTTTGTTCCAGCTTTTTCAGGGTTATATGCACCTTACTGGGACCCCAGTGCCAGAGGGATCATCTGTGGACTCACTCAGTTCACCAATAAATGCCACATTGCATTTGCTGCATTAGAAGCTGTTTGTTTCCAAACCAAAGAGATTTTAGAGGCCATGAATACTGATTGTGGAACACCCATGAAACACTTGCAGGTAGATGGAGGAATGACCGAAAACAAAATCCTTATGCAACTGCAAGCAGACATTCTGTGCATTCCGGTGATGAGACCCTCCATGCCGGAAACAACTGCCCTGGGGGCCGCCATGGCAGCAGGCGCTGCAGAAGGGGTTAGCGTGTGGAGCCTGGACCCCAAGGACTTGTCAGTCGTCCAGATGCAGAAGTATGAACCTAAGATCAACATTGAGGAAAGTGAAGTTCGTTATGCCACATGGAAGAAAGCTGTGATGAAGTCAATGGGCTGGGTTTTGACCCAGATTCCTGAAAGTGGTGACCCCAGTATGTTCAACAGTCTGACTTTGGGCTTTTATATAGTGAGTAGCATGATGATATTAATAGGGGCAAGGTACATCTAA